In Mixta intestinalis, the following are encoded in one genomic region:
- a CDS encoding TIGR01777 family oxidoreductase, with product MQILITGGTGLIGRQLITRLLARGDRVSVVTRNIEAARNLLGPQVTLWSGLTQQHDLNGIDAVINLAGEPIAAKRWTPQQKQRLCESRWQITERLASLINASSEPPAVLLSGSATGYYGNSGEAVLTEEDSAHDEFTHQLCQRWETLALSAASDRTRVCLLRTGVVLAKEGGALAQMKKPFALGLGGPLGSGRQYMPWIHIDDMLNGILWLLDHPLRGPFNLVSPYAVRNEQFAATLGKAMRRPSLLRTPAIAIRLLMGESSVLVLGGQHVLPRRLEESGFHFRWYDLQTALEDVL from the coding sequence ATGCAAATATTGATAACCGGCGGTACCGGCTTGATTGGGCGACAGCTAATTACACGACTGCTGGCGCGTGGCGATCGGGTTAGCGTGGTGACGCGCAATATCGAGGCGGCACGCAACCTGCTTGGCCCGCAGGTCACCCTCTGGTCGGGGCTGACACAGCAACATGATCTAAACGGTATCGATGCGGTGATTAACCTGGCGGGTGAGCCAATCGCCGCAAAACGTTGGACACCGCAGCAAAAACAGCGGCTGTGTGAGAGCCGCTGGCAGATTACCGAGCGGCTGGCTTCGCTGATTAACGCCAGCAGCGAGCCGCCTGCGGTGCTGCTCTCCGGTTCGGCGACCGGCTACTACGGCAACAGTGGCGAAGCGGTGCTGACCGAAGAGGACAGCGCTCACGATGAGTTCACCCATCAGCTCTGTCAGCGCTGGGAAACCCTGGCGCTGAGCGCCGCCAGCGATCGAACCCGCGTCTGCCTGCTGCGCACCGGCGTGGTGCTGGCCAAAGAGGGCGGCGCGCTGGCGCAGATGAAAAAGCCGTTCGCACTGGGGCTTGGCGGGCCGCTCGGCAGCGGACGACAATATATGCCGTGGATTCATATTGACGATATGCTTAACGGCATCCTCTGGCTGCTGGATCATCCATTGCGCGGGCCGTTTAATCTGGTTTCGCCCTACGCGGTGCGCAATGAACAGTTTGCCGCCACGCTGGGTAAAGCGATGCGACGCCCTTCGCTGCTGCGCACGCCCGCTATCGCCATCAGATTACTGATGGGCGAATCGTCGGTGCTGGTGCTGGGCGGGCAGCATGTACTGCCCCGCCGTCTGGAGGAATCGGGTTTTCACTTTCGCTGGTACGATCTGCAAACCGCGCTGGAGGATGTGCTGTAA
- the hisQ gene encoding histidine ABC transporter permease HisQ, with protein MLYGYSEVIFRGALVTLELALSSVLLAVVLGLLGAGARLSRYRLLALLSEAYTTLIRGVPDLVLMLLIFYGLQIVLNQITEALGMAQFDIDPMVAGIITLGFIYGAYFTETFRGAFMAVPKGQIEAATAFGFTGAQVFRRILFPAMMRFALPGIGNNWQVVLKATALVSLLGLEDVVKATQLAGKSTWQPFWFAIVAGIIYLLFTTLSNGVLWWLERRYSVGVKRAEL; from the coding sequence ATGCTGTATGGCTACTCTGAAGTGATCTTTCGCGGTGCGCTGGTAACGCTGGAGCTGGCGCTCAGCTCGGTGCTGCTGGCAGTGGTGCTCGGCCTGTTAGGAGCGGGTGCGCGTCTTTCCCGCTATCGCTTGCTGGCGCTGTTGTCAGAAGCGTATACCACCTTAATTCGTGGCGTGCCGGATCTGGTTTTGATGCTGCTGATCTTTTATGGATTGCAGATCGTCCTGAATCAAATCACCGAGGCGCTGGGCATGGCGCAGTTTGATATCGATCCGATGGTGGCGGGCATCATTACGCTGGGCTTTATTTACGGTGCCTACTTTACCGAAACCTTTCGCGGCGCTTTTATGGCGGTACCGAAAGGGCAGATCGAGGCGGCAACCGCCTTTGGTTTTACCGGCGCGCAGGTGTTCCGCCGCATTCTGTTTCCCGCCATGATGCGCTTTGCCCTGCCGGGCATCGGCAATAACTGGCAGGTGGTGCTGAAGGCGACGGCGCTGGTATCGCTGCTGGGGCTGGAGGATGTGGTGAAAGCGACTCAGCTGGCGGGGAAAAGTACCTGGCAGCCGTTCTGGTTCGCTATCGTCGCTGGCATCATTTATCTGCTGTTTACCACGCTCTCTAACGGCGTGCTGTGGTGGCTGGAGCGTCGCTATTCGGTGGGCGTCAAAAGGGCGGAATTATGA
- a CDS encoding RHS repeat-associated core domain-containing protein gives MSGKPAARQGDNTAGGPIVQGAATVKISGKPAARQGDETAAGPITQGSATVLVGGKPASRQDDATSGGPITNGAATVLIGAPNGVACSACPGGMAVGSPVNPSLGAKVLPSETDIVLPAPLPFVLMRSYSSYQTDKPAPVGLFGPGWQSPAEIFLQCREDALILNDNGGRSIHFEPLRPGEITFSRSEHLWLARGGAANLLKGHALEETWQALPAELRLNRHLYFVTGEATGPWWVLGYTEPYVPDETDILPQPLPPYRTLQGIADRFGNILRYHRAPDGPYKNAVTAVTDGSGRTFRLELVTLPDVATENGGWGADGGVRLRAVYLTHDPVHGPREAALARYDYNECGELAVVYDRSGYPVRHFRYHPRLAGRMVAHRFAGRPESRYQYDARGRVTVQTNPEGLSYRFEYHPDRTVVTDSLSRREVYHFTGEGGLRRLVQHERADGTRVRHEYDDSGRLTADIDPLGRKTEYQLHPGDGRLLGITTHDGRKTRLDYNRRGLVTQTTAPDGTRTARTYDAPGRLTAVRDPEGRTVRYHYPDNSDLPDVITDPAGGEVHITRTRFGQPETVTDCSGKRTRWHYDRYGQPVQVEQEGGLRTRLHYDNCGRLSEQENAEGEITRWRYNEAGDLLTTLYPDGSEEQFHYGPRGELLSLSLGGLTRHAEYDAAGRLTRLVNENGAETLFGYDLLDHLTEERGFDGRTCCYDYDAAGRLIRSRDAGRVTAWHYDEAGHLSRLVREAADDVQEEERWHHDIMGRLTEVSHVSQGHRVSVHYAYNRAGQVTEELQRVINPQDERVWQHRVSHEYDALGLPCITQAEGLPPLRRQTYGSGHLLGVALGEQSLVEFTRDDLHRETERRFGAYVLNSRYTPAGRLQGAYLHDDPWHALSRRYGYDARGRLTALLAGGERHDYTYDAAGRLVQATAPRWQQRYRFDPAGNRLFRDGVLPSNQLSDDGEYRYRYDRFGSLVEKRRAGNDDEIHQYAWDAAQRLSRYRRTQGDRTLTAVYLYDPLGRRVGKQVLSRAANESGASQLQTFWYGWEGDRLTVTEHNGRRTHTVYHPGSFVPLLRVEGERPPDTPSLAEKLAQEAGVTFPPAVVSALNEVEQALRADAALPAESERWLAMTGFTREGLQAFVKPLASSEQRIHLYHCNHVGTPLALVTPEGKVEWQAEFDPWGNLLREENPQGLYQPLRMQGQHKDEESGLCYNRHRYYDPRQGRYISQDPIGLAGGWNLYQYPLNPLQNVDPLGLKSCEQLAKEINEFVNRNKNSNLNKGCGGTHGLKARFPDQINGANGPGTESWSNHEMQIKNQQKGLRDRLQDWDRQGCGGGGGGSAVPVDAWKWATKPSPSEAEWKGNSALSAEDVVTGVVVTGGTITAGYLIYRGIRLIPSLFPPLWPTLPANIALP, from the coding sequence ATGAGTGGAAAACCGGCGGCCAGACAGGGTGATAACACAGCGGGCGGACCGATAGTTCAGGGCGCGGCCACCGTAAAGATAAGCGGGAAACCGGCGGCTAGGCAGGGTGACGAGACAGCTGCCGGACCGATAACGCAGGGCTCGGCCACCGTTCTGGTGGGAGGGAAACCAGCGTCCAGACAGGATGATGCAACGTCTGGCGGCCCAATTACTAACGGGGCCGCCACGGTATTGATAGGGGCGCCAAATGGAGTTGCCTGTTCGGCCTGCCCCGGCGGCATGGCGGTCGGCAGCCCGGTCAACCCGTCGCTGGGGGCTAAGGTGCTGCCTTCCGAAACCGACATCGTCTTGCCCGCGCCGCTGCCCTTTGTCCTGATGCGCAGCTACAGCAGTTATCAAACGGATAAACCTGCCCCGGTCGGGCTGTTCGGGCCGGGCTGGCAGTCGCCAGCGGAAATCTTTTTACAGTGCCGCGAGGATGCGCTCATCCTTAACGACAACGGCGGGCGCAGCATTCACTTTGAGCCGCTGCGGCCGGGAGAAATCACCTTCAGCCGCAGCGAGCACCTCTGGCTGGCACGCGGCGGCGCGGCGAACCTGCTGAAGGGCCATGCGCTGGAAGAAACCTGGCAGGCACTGCCCGCTGAGCTGCGGCTCAACCGCCACCTTTATTTTGTCACCGGTGAGGCGACCGGCCCCTGGTGGGTGCTGGGCTATACGGAGCCTTACGTTCCGGACGAGACGGATATCCTGCCGCAGCCGCTGCCGCCGTACCGCACCCTCCAGGGAATTGCTGACCGCTTCGGCAACATCCTGCGCTACCACCGCGCGCCCGACGGCCCGTATAAAAACGCCGTTACGGCGGTCACCGACGGCAGCGGACGCACGTTCCGCCTGGAGCTGGTCACGCTGCCGGACGTGGCGACAGAAAACGGCGGCTGGGGGGCGGACGGCGGCGTGCGCCTGCGGGCGGTGTACCTGACGCATGACCCGGTCCACGGCCCGCGCGAGGCGGCGCTGGCGCGCTATGACTACAACGAGTGCGGGGAGCTGGCCGTGGTATATGACCGCAGCGGGTATCCGGTGCGCCACTTTCGCTATCATCCGCGCCTGGCCGGACGGATGGTGGCCCACCGCTTTGCGGGCAGGCCGGAGAGCCGCTATCAGTATGACGCGCGGGGGCGGGTGACCGTCCAGACCAACCCGGAGGGGCTGAGTTACCGCTTTGAGTATCACCCGGACCGCACCGTGGTCACCGACAGCCTGTCGCGCCGGGAGGTGTATCACTTTACGGGTGAAGGCGGGCTGCGGCGGCTGGTGCAGCACGAGCGCGCCGACGGCACGCGGGTGCGGCATGAATATGACGACAGCGGGCGGCTGACGGCAGACATCGACCCGCTGGGGCGCAAAACCGAATACCAGCTGCACCCCGGCGACGGGCGGCTGCTCGGTATCACCACGCACGACGGGCGTAAAACCCGTCTGGATTATAACCGCCGGGGCCTGGTGACGCAGACCACCGCGCCGGACGGCACCAGGACGGCGCGGACCTACGATGCGCCGGGGCGGCTTACCGCCGTGCGCGACCCGGAGGGGCGCACCGTCCGTTATCATTATCCCGACAACAGCGACCTGCCGGACGTCATTACCGACCCGGCGGGCGGCGAGGTGCACATCACCCGGACGCGCTTCGGCCAGCCGGAGACCGTGACCGACTGCTCCGGCAAACGGACCCGCTGGCATTATGACCGTTACGGACAGCCTGTTCAGGTGGAGCAGGAGGGCGGGCTGCGCACCCGCCTGCACTATGATAATTGCGGACGGCTGAGCGAACAGGAAAATGCCGAGGGTGAAATAACCCGCTGGCGCTATAACGAGGCCGGCGACCTGCTGACCACGCTTTATCCCGACGGCAGTGAAGAGCAGTTTCATTATGGTCCGCGCGGCGAATTGCTTTCACTTTCGCTGGGCGGGCTGACGCGGCACGCTGAGTATGATGCGGCGGGCAGGCTGACGCGGCTGGTCAACGAAAACGGCGCCGAAACCCTGTTCGGTTATGACCTGCTGGACCACCTGACGGAAGAGAGAGGTTTTGACGGACGTACCTGTTGCTATGACTACGATGCTGCCGGACGACTGATACGCAGCCGCGATGCAGGCCGGGTGACGGCATGGCATTATGATGAGGCTGGCCACCTCAGCCGTCTGGTGCGCGAGGCGGCCGACGACGTGCAGGAAGAGGAGCGCTGGCATCATGATATCATGGGACGGCTGACCGAAGTCTCCCACGTCAGCCAGGGGCACCGGGTGAGCGTGCATTACGCCTACAACAGGGCCGGACAGGTGACGGAAGAGCTGCAACGGGTGATTAACCCGCAGGACGAACGGGTCTGGCAGCACCGGGTCAGCCATGAGTATGACGCGCTGGGGCTGCCCTGCATCACGCAGGCGGAGGGGCTGCCGCCGCTGCGCAGGCAAACCTACGGCAGCGGCCACCTGCTGGGCGTGGCGCTGGGCGAACAGAGCCTGGTGGAGTTTACGCGTGACGACCTGCACCGGGAAACGGAGCGGCGCTTCGGCGCATACGTGCTGAACAGCCGCTACACGCCGGCGGGCCGCCTGCAGGGCGCGTACCTGCACGACGATCCGTGGCACGCGCTTAGCCGGCGTTATGGCTATGATGCACGCGGGCGGCTCACCGCGCTGCTGGCCGGCGGCGAACGCCATGACTACACTTATGACGCTGCCGGACGTCTGGTGCAGGCCACGGCGCCGCGCTGGCAACAGCGGTACCGCTTTGACCCGGCGGGCAACCGGCTGTTCCGTGACGGCGTACTGCCCTCTAACCAGCTGAGCGACGACGGAGAATACCGTTACCGCTATGACCGTTTCGGCAGCCTGGTGGAAAAACGCCGCGCGGGTAACGATGATGAGATTCATCAGTACGCCTGGGACGCGGCGCAGCGGCTGAGCCGTTACCGGCGCACGCAGGGAGATCGGACGCTGACGGCGGTCTACCTGTATGACCCGCTGGGGCGGCGGGTGGGTAAACAGGTGCTGAGCCGGGCAGCGAATGAGAGCGGCGCGTCGCAGCTGCAGACCTTCTGGTACGGCTGGGAGGGCGACCGGCTGACGGTGACGGAGCATAACGGCAGGCGGACGCATACGGTATACCATCCGGGCAGCTTCGTGCCGCTGCTGCGCGTGGAGGGGGAAAGGCCGCCGGACACGCCGTCGCTGGCGGAGAAGCTGGCGCAGGAGGCAGGGGTGACCTTCCCGCCGGCGGTAGTGAGCGCGCTGAATGAGGTTGAGCAGGCGCTGCGGGCGGACGCCGCACTGCCGGCGGAAAGCGAGCGCTGGCTGGCGATGACCGGCTTTACGCGCGAGGGGCTGCAGGCGTTTGTGAAGCCGCTGGCATCGTCAGAGCAGCGAATACACCTGTACCACTGCAATCATGTGGGCACGCCGCTGGCGCTGGTGACGCCGGAAGGAAAGGTGGAGTGGCAGGCGGAATTTGACCCGTGGGGCAACCTGCTGCGGGAAGAAAACCCGCAGGGGCTGTATCAGCCGCTGAGGATGCAGGGCCAGCATAAGGATGAGGAGTCGGGGCTCTGTTACAACCGGCACCGTTACTATGACCCGCGGCAGGGGCGCTATATCAGCCAGGACCCGATTGGGCTGGCTGGAGGATGGAATTTATATCAATATCCACTGAATCCACTTCAAAATGTAGATCCTTTAGGATTAAAAAGCTGTGAGCAATTAGCAAAAGAAATTAATGAGTTCGTTAACCGTAATAAAAATAGTAATCTGAATAAAGGGTGTGGTGGAACTCATGGGTTAAAAGCTCGTTTTCCCGATCAAATAAATGGAGCGAACGGGCCCGGCACTGAATCATGGTCTAATCATGAGATGCAAATTAAAAATCAACAAAAAGGCCTTAGAGACAGATTGCAAGATTGGGATCGTCAGGGCTGTGGTGGCGGTGGCGGTGGTAGCGCTGTTCCCGTTGATGCGTGGAAATGGGCAACTAAGCCCTCTCCATCAGAGGCTGAATGGAAAGGAAATAGTGCATTATCTGCTGAAGATGTTGTAACAGGCGTTGTGGTTACTGGTGGAACGATAACTGCTGGCTATTTAATCTATCGAGGGATAAGACTTATCCCATCTTTATTTCCACCTTTATGGCCTACATTGCCTGCAAATATAGCTCTCCCCTAA
- the yfcD gene encoding NUDIX hydrolase YfcD: MVEQNQDAGTEWVDIVNEDNEVIAQASRAQMRAQHLRHRATYIVVHDGMGKILVQRRTESKDFMPGMLDATAGGVVQSGEAILDSARREAEEELGIAAVPFAEHGQFYFEDEHCRVWGGLFSCVSHGPFAMQPEEVDEVFWLTPEEITARCDEFTQDSLKALSLWLSRNANNEPVRQKKTEEAK; this comes from the coding sequence ATGGTGGAGCAAAATCAGGATGCCGGTACGGAATGGGTAGACATCGTTAATGAAGATAACGAAGTTATCGCTCAGGCCAGCCGGGCTCAGATGCGGGCACAACACTTGCGTCATCGCGCTACGTATATCGTAGTGCACGACGGCATGGGTAAGATTCTGGTGCAGCGCCGTACTGAGAGCAAAGATTTTATGCCGGGTATGCTGGATGCTACCGCGGGCGGCGTGGTGCAAAGCGGCGAAGCGATTCTTGATTCCGCTCGCCGTGAGGCCGAAGAGGAGTTGGGTATCGCCGCCGTGCCTTTTGCCGAGCATGGGCAGTTCTACTTTGAGGATGAACACTGCCGGGTATGGGGTGGACTATTCAGCTGCGTTTCGCACGGCCCGTTTGCTATGCAGCCGGAAGAGGTGGATGAGGTCTTCTGGCTGACGCCGGAAGAGATCACCGCTCGCTGCGATGAGTTTACCCAGGATTCGCTGAAGGCGCTGTCGCTCTGGCTGAGCCGCAATGCCAATAACGAACCGGTCAGACAGAAAAAAACGGAAGAGGCGAAGTAA
- the hisP gene encoding histidine ABC transporter ATP-binding protein HisP → MAENKLNVTELHKRYGEHEVLKGVSLQANAGDVITIIGSSGSGKSTFLRCINFLEQPSEGSITVNNQPVNLVRDKDGQLKVANKEQLRLLRTRLTMVFQHFNLWSHMTVLENVMEAPVQVLGLSKADARERALRYLNKVGIDERACAKYPVHLSGGQQQRVSIARALAMEPDVLLFDEPTSALDPELVGEVLRIMQKLAEEGKTMVVVTHEMEFARHVSSHVIFLHQGKIEEQGPPETLFQQPKSARLQQFLSGALK, encoded by the coding sequence ATGGCTGAAAATAAACTCAACGTAACTGAACTCCATAAACGCTACGGCGAACATGAGGTGCTGAAGGGCGTATCGCTTCAGGCTAACGCGGGCGACGTGATTACCATTATCGGCTCATCCGGCTCCGGTAAAAGCACCTTTCTGCGCTGTATCAACTTCCTCGAACAGCCGAGCGAAGGCAGCATCACGGTAAATAACCAGCCGGTAAATCTGGTACGCGATAAAGACGGGCAGCTAAAGGTAGCGAATAAGGAGCAGCTACGCCTGCTGCGCACGCGGCTGACCATGGTCTTTCAGCATTTCAATCTCTGGAGCCATATGACGGTGCTGGAGAATGTGATGGAAGCGCCAGTTCAGGTGCTGGGGCTCAGCAAAGCTGACGCACGCGAGCGGGCGCTGCGCTATCTCAATAAAGTCGGTATCGACGAGCGCGCCTGCGCTAAATATCCGGTGCATCTCTCCGGTGGGCAGCAGCAGCGCGTCTCTATTGCCCGGGCGCTGGCGATGGAGCCGGATGTGTTACTGTTCGATGAGCCGACCTCGGCGCTCGATCCGGAGCTGGTAGGCGAGGTGCTGCGTATTATGCAGAAGCTGGCGGAAGAAGGGAAAACCATGGTGGTGGTCACGCATGAGATGGAGTTTGCGCGCCATGTCTCCAGCCATGTGATTTTTCTGCATCAGGGGAAAATTGAAGAGCAGGGGCCGCCGGAAACGCTGTTCCAGCAGCCGAAAAGCGCCCGGCTACAGCAGTTTCTCTCCGGCGCGCTGAAATAG
- a CDS encoding UbiX family flavin prenyltransferase has protein sequence MKRVIVGISGASGVIYGVRMLQLLQPLPEIETHLVMSNAARQTLALETDYTLREVQGFADVVHDVRDIAASISSGSFQTVGMAILPCSMKTLSGIVHSYSDGLLTRAADVVLKERRRLVLCVRETPLHLGHLRLMTTAAELGAIVMPPVPAFYHRPQTIMEIVDQTLNRVLDQFDITLPEDLFTRWQGA, from the coding sequence ATGAAAAGAGTGATCGTCGGTATTTCCGGTGCCAGCGGGGTAATTTATGGCGTGCGTATGTTACAGCTGCTGCAACCGCTGCCGGAGATTGAAACGCACCTGGTAATGAGTAACGCCGCGCGCCAGACGCTGGCGCTGGAAACGGATTATACGCTGCGCGAGGTACAGGGCTTTGCCGACGTGGTGCATGACGTGCGCGATATCGCTGCCAGCATCTCTTCCGGATCTTTCCAGACGGTGGGCATGGCGATTTTGCCCTGTTCGATGAAAACCCTTTCCGGCATTGTGCACAGCTACAGTGATGGGCTGCTGACGCGCGCCGCCGATGTGGTGCTGAAAGAGCGCCGCCGTCTGGTGCTCTGTGTGCGCGAAACGCCGCTGCATCTGGGCCATTTGCGACTGATGACCACCGCCGCCGAACTGGGCGCGATAGTGATGCCGCCGGTACCCGCTTTTTATCATCGACCACAAACGATCATGGAGATCGTCGATCAAACGCTTAACCGCGTGCTGGATCAGTTCGATATCACTCTGCCGGAAGATCTCTTTACCCGCTGGCAGGGTGCCTGA
- a CDS encoding lysine/arginine/ornithine ABC transporter substrate-binding protein codes for MKKRVLALSLLLAFSGVVSAAIPKTLRIGNDPTYPPFESKNAQGQLVGFDIDLANEICKRIGASCNYVESDFDALIPSLKAKKIDFIISSLSITEKRQQEIAFSEKLYAANARLIAPKGAKLEPTPESLRGKNIGLLQGTTQETYANQYWRPKGVTVTPYANQDLVYQDLTAGRIDAAFQDEVQASEGFLKQPVGKDYAFAGPAVKDDKIFGVGTGIGLRKDDSELKAAIDKAFNEMRQDGTYDRIAKKYFDFNVYGD; via the coding sequence ATGAAAAAGCGAGTTCTGGCTCTCTCTTTGCTGCTGGCTTTCTCCGGCGTTGTCAGCGCTGCCATACCTAAAACGCTGCGTATCGGTAACGATCCTACCTATCCGCCGTTTGAGTCGAAAAATGCCCAGGGCCAGCTGGTTGGTTTTGATATCGATCTGGCTAATGAAATTTGTAAGCGCATCGGTGCCAGCTGCAACTATGTCGAGAGCGATTTTGATGCGCTGATCCCTTCGCTGAAGGCGAAGAAAATCGATTTTATTATCTCCTCGCTCTCCATCACGGAAAAACGCCAGCAGGAGATCGCGTTCTCAGAGAAGCTTTACGCCGCTAATGCCCGCCTGATCGCGCCAAAAGGTGCCAAACTGGAACCAACGCCGGAATCGCTGCGCGGTAAAAATATCGGCCTGCTACAGGGCACTACTCAGGAGACCTACGCCAACCAGTACTGGCGTCCAAAGGGAGTGACCGTTACGCCTTACGCTAATCAGGATCTGGTTTATCAGGACCTGACCGCGGGGCGCATCGATGCCGCCTTCCAGGATGAGGTGCAGGCCAGCGAAGGTTTTCTGAAGCAGCCGGTAGGCAAAGATTACGCCTTCGCTGGTCCGGCGGTAAAAGATGACAAAATCTTCGGCGTCGGCACCGGTATTGGTCTGCGTAAGGATGATAGCGAGTTAAAAGCAGCGATTGATAAAGCCTTTAACGAAATGCGTCAGGATGGCACCTACGACCGCATCGCGAAGAAATATTTCGATTTTAACGTCTACGGCGATTAA
- a CDS encoding ABC transporter permease codes for MIAILQEYWQPLLWSDGYRFTGVAITLWLLILSVVIGGCLAVLLAIARVSPIRAISLPVWLFTWVFRGTPLYVQLLVIYSGMYTLEVVKGSELLSAFFRSGLNCTLLAFTLNTCAYTTEIFAGAIRAVPHGEIEAARAYGFSTFKLYRCIILPAALRIALPAYSNEVILMLHSTALAFTATVPDLLKIARDINAATYQPFTAFGIAAALYLAISYLLISLFRRAEHRLLAHIKPLSSH; via the coding sequence ATGATCGCTATTTTACAGGAATACTGGCAGCCGCTGCTGTGGAGCGACGGCTACCGCTTTACCGGCGTAGCGATTACGCTGTGGCTGCTGATCCTTTCCGTGGTTATTGGCGGTTGCCTGGCGGTGCTGCTGGCGATCGCCCGTGTCTCGCCGATCCGCGCCATCAGCCTGCCGGTCTGGCTGTTTACCTGGGTATTTCGCGGCACGCCGCTCTATGTACAGCTATTGGTTATCTATTCCGGCATGTATACGCTGGAGGTGGTGAAAGGCTCGGAGCTGCTCAGCGCTTTTTTCCGCAGCGGCCTGAACTGTACGCTGCTGGCTTTTACGCTCAATACCTGCGCCTATACCACGGAGATTTTCGCCGGGGCGATCCGCGCGGTGCCGCATGGCGAAATTGAAGCGGCGCGCGCCTATGGGTTCTCTACCTTTAAGCTCTACCGCTGCATTATTTTGCCTGCGGCGCTGCGTATCGCGCTGCCCGCCTACAGTAACGAGGTGATTTTAATGCTGCATTCAACGGCGCTGGCATTCACCGCTACGGTGCCGGATCTGTTGAAAATCGCGCGTGATATTAACGCTGCCACCTATCAGCCTTTTACCGCCTTCGGCATCGCGGCGGCGCTCTATTTAGCCATCTCTTACCTGTTGATTAGCCTGTTCCGCCGGGCAGAGCATCGCCTGCTGGCACATATCAAACCTCTATCGTCCCACTGA
- a CDS encoding TIGR04086 family membrane protein, protein MSEHPDHLRTRHDAGWVETVHEAPLNGVPLKRISWSAIFAGVITSVVIHLLLTLLGTAVGTASIDPLHEQNPLEGIGTGAAIWTGISMLIAIAVGAWVSGRLAQREGALHGLLMFGVNTLFSVWLAVTLVNYTVSGAMNVMGAGLSAIGNTVSAAAPHAARLAQDKLQESGINLDDLQNELETTLRQTGKPELQPENLQNDAQNAVNSAQNQAQTTANNPQNADTDLANWVKGLIARNQDTLQAADRDALKNIIKARTGKTDAEAEQIVDQTEKSYQQARQKYNELKQQAEQKAREAADKAAAATSKASWFAFFMMIVEAVLAGVMGMVGRRTQPRQVLSHQRPTKRD, encoded by the coding sequence ATGAGTGAACATCCTGATCATTTGCGCACCCGGCATGACGCAGGCTGGGTAGAGACTGTACATGAAGCGCCGCTGAACGGTGTACCGCTAAAACGTATTTCATGGAGCGCTATCTTTGCGGGCGTTATTACTTCGGTAGTGATTCATCTGTTATTAACGCTGCTGGGTACCGCTGTCGGTACTGCCAGCATCGATCCTTTACATGAGCAAAACCCGCTCGAGGGTATCGGCACCGGCGCCGCTATCTGGACCGGTATCAGTATGCTGATTGCGATTGCCGTCGGTGCGTGGGTCAGCGGTCGTCTCGCTCAGCGCGAAGGTGCACTGCACGGTTTGCTGATGTTCGGCGTAAATACGCTGTTCAGCGTCTGGCTGGCGGTCACGCTGGTGAACTACACCGTTAGCGGTGCGATGAATGTTATGGGTGCCGGACTGAGCGCTATCGGTAATACCGTTTCTGCGGCAGCACCGCACGCCGCACGCCTGGCCCAGGACAAGCTGCAGGAGAGCGGCATTAATCTTGATGACCTGCAAAACGAGCTGGAAACTACGCTGCGTCAGACCGGTAAGCCTGAATTACAGCCGGAAAACCTGCAAAACGATGCGCAGAACGCGGTAAACAGCGCGCAGAACCAGGCGCAGACCACTGCTAACAACCCGCAGAATGCGGATACCGATCTGGCTAACTGGGTAAAAGGCTTAATCGCCCGCAATCAGGATACGTTACAGGCCGCTGACCGCGATGCGCTGAAAAATATTATCAAAGCGCGTACCGGTAAAACCGATGCGGAAGCAGAACAGATCGTTGATCAGACGGAGAAAAGCTATCAGCAGGCGCGTCAGAAATATAACGAGCTGAAGCAGCAGGCAGAGCAGAAAGCACGCGAAGCCGCTGATAAAGCTGCTGCCGCAACCTCCAAAGCCAGCTGGTTCGCTTTCTTCATGATGATCGTTGAAGCCGTGCTGGCGGGTGTAATGGGAATGGTAGGTCGCCGTACTCAGCCGCGTCAGGTGCTGAGTCATCAGCGTCCAACCAAACGCGATTAA